In Sander lucioperca isolate FBNREF2018 chromosome 12, SLUC_FBN_1.2, whole genome shotgun sequence, one DNA window encodes the following:
- the bcl2l1 gene encoding bcl-2-like protein 1 yields the protein MSQNRELVAFYINYKLSQRNYPLNHMGLIEPSNRTDGGHAGLVEEERVATHANGTLNGTSPGTPPASPLRQQQLASTTSLDAVKEALRDSANEFELRYARAFSDLHNQLHITPATAYQSFENVMDEVFRDGVNWGRIVGLFAFGGALCVECVEKEMSPLVGRIIEWMTVYLDNHIQPWIQSQGGWERFAEIFGQDAAAESRRSQESFKKWLLAGMTLVTGVVVGSLIAQKRL from the exons ATGTCTCAAAACAGAGAACTGGTGGCTTTCTACATAAActataaactctcccagagAAACTATCCTCTCAACCACATGGGACTCATAGAGCCTTCGAACAGGACTGATGGGGGGCACGCAGGGTtggttgaggaggagagggtagCGACGCACGCCAACGGGACTTTGAACGGCACGAGTCCCGGGACCCCACCAGCGTCCCCGCTGCGGCAGCAACAGTTGGCGTCTACGACGAGCCTGGACGCAGTGAAAGAGGCCCTCCGGGACTCCGCCAACGAGTTTGAGCTGCGATACGCCCGCGCCTTCAGCGATCTGCACAACCAGCTGCACATCACGCCAGCCACGGCCTACCAAAGCTTCGAGAACGTGATGGATGAGGTGTTCCGGGACGGGGTCAACTGGGGCCGCATCGTAGGGCTTTTTGCTTTCGGCGGGGCTCTGTGCGTGGAGTGCGTGGAGAAGGAGATGAGTCCGCTGGTGGGCAGGATCATTGAGTGGATGACGGTTTACCTGGACAACCACATTCAGCCCTGGATCCAGAGCCAAGGAGGATGG GAGCGCTTTGCCGAAATCTTCGGGCAGGACGCGGCGGCAGAGAGCAGGCGGTCTCAGGAGAGTTTCAAGAAGTGGCTGCTGGCGGGTATGACCCTGGTGACCGGAGTCGTGGTGGGCTCACTCATCGCCCAGAAACGCCTGTGA